From the Penicillium oxalicum strain HP7-1 chromosome V, whole genome shotgun sequence genome, one window contains:
- a CDS encoding Peptidyl-prolyl cis-trans isomerase pin4, whose translation MAPKNNAKGGDKKGAAAKGKGKDAGDDKGKVKGAQSINVRHILCEKHARKEEALEKLRNGTKFDEVAREFSEDKARQGGSLGWKTRGDLDPAFEKVAFELEPSTTAKPKYQEVKTGFGYHIIMVEGRK comes from the exons ATGGCTCCCAAGAATAACGCCAAGGGCGGTGACAAGAAAGGCGCCGCAGCCAagggcaaaggcaaagatgCCGGCGACGACAAGGGCAAAGTCAAAGGTGCACAGTCGATCAATGTGCGACATATCCTG TGCGAGAAACATGCCAGGAAGGAAGAAGCTCTCGAAAAGTTGCGCAACGGGACCAAATTCGATGAGGTCGCTCGTGAATTCTCCGAGGATAAGGCCCGACAAG GAGGCTCCCTCGGGTGGAAGACCAGAGGAGATCTGGATCCGGCCTTTGAAAAGGTGGCCTTTGAGCTAGAGCCAAGCACGACTGCAAAGCCCAAGTACCAAGAAGTCAAGACTGGATTTGGATATCATATTATCATGGTTGAGGGACGCAAGTAG
- a CDS encoding 40S ribosomal protein S12, producing MSDGEEIQNPPVAAADEVEVSADAGSGQMSVLDALKGVLRISLIHDGLARGLREAAKALDRREAHMCVLNEGCEEEAYKKLVVALCSEHKIPLIKVPDGKMLGEWVGLCTLDREGNARKVVNCSCVVVKDWGEDSQERSVLLNYFQTEQ from the exons ATG TCGGACGGAGAAGAGATCCAGAACCCCCCTGTTGCCGCCGCCGATGAGGTCGAGGTTTCCGCCGACGCTGGCTCCGGCCAGATGTCCGTCCTCGATGCTCTGAAGGGTGTCCTCCGCATCTCCCTGATCCACGACGGTCTTGCCCGTGGTCTGCGtgaggctgccaaggctCTCGACCGCCGTGAGGCCCACATGTGTGTCCTCAACGAGGGTTGCGAGGAGGAGGCCTACAAGAAGCTCGTTGTCGCTCTGTGCTCCGAGCACAAGATCCCCCTGATCAAGGTCCCCGATGGCAAGATGCTCGGCGAGTGGGTCGGTCTCT GCACCCTTGACCGTGAGGGTAACGCCCGCAAGGTCGTCAACTGCTCTTGCGTTGTTGTCAAGGACTGGGGTGAGGACAGCCAGGAGCGCTCCGTCCTCCTCAACTACTTCCAGACCGAGCAGTAG
- a CDS encoding Alpha-ketoglutarate-dependent dioxygenase alkB: MATTSKTLDAARIVSLPNDAFYIPNFITEDEEQHLLRKISTAPLPRWTQLTHRRLQTWPSSLTKTNTLLAAPLPPWLTTPIIEPKFSTLGIFADAPHSAPNHVLINEYQPGQGIMPHEDGPAYHPLVATVSLGAPIILDIYDKESKGQHGEESKCEMDLDPSGKRDRTPRFRILQEPRSLLVTRGQMYTEFLHGIAEKVMDEDLGPSTVCNWELLGERDTFWGGFYERSTRTSLTFRDVMKVAKMGNSLKFLGGSK, encoded by the exons ATGGCTACTACCTCCAAGACGCTGGACGCGGCGCGTATCGTGTCTCTTCCGAATGATGCATTCTACATTCCCAACTTCATCactgaagatgaagagcagcACTTGCTTCGAAAG ATATCAACCGCACCCCTCCCCCGCTGGACCCAATTAACCCACCGACGCCTCCAAACGTGGCCCTCATCCTTAACCAAAACCAACACTCTCCTGGCCGCTCCCCTACCCCCCTGGCTGACAACACCTATCATCGAGCCCAAATTCAGCACCTTGGGCATCTTCGCCGATGCTCCGCACAGTGCACCAAACCACGTCCTGATCAATGAGTACCAGCCTGGTCAGGGGATCATGCCGCATGAGGATGGCCCCGCGTATCATCCGCTCGTAGCGACTGTGAGCCTCGGCGCGCCCATCATATTGGACATTTACGACAAGGAGAGCAAGGGCCAGCACGGCGAGGAGTCCAAGTGTGAGATGGACCTGGATCCCAGCGGGAAGAGGGATCGTACACCCCGATTTCGGATCCTGCAGGAGCCGAGGAGTTTGTTGGTGACGCGGGGGCAGATGTATACGGAATTTTTGCATGGGATTGCCGAGAAGGTGATGGATGAGGATCTGGGTCCGAGTACGGTATGTAATTGGGAGTTGTTGGGCGAGCGGGATACATTCTGGGGAGGATTTTACGAGAGATCTACGAGGACGAGCTTGACTTTTCGGGATGTTATGAAAGTGGCCAAGATGGGGAATTCGTTGAAGTTTTTGGGCGGGTCCAAATGA
- a CDS encoding UDP-galactose transporter, translating to MGRQKQTMPLQRSPSSEMMHSYPDATEAAEKRGNGQIAEQAPVNGRASSHQAPVSVESVADTPGLMQLLICVLGIYAAFLSWGVLQEAITTTSYPLRSPTASEPEPPTERWTYSLVLNTVQSTFAAITGFLYLFFSTPRSQSVPSIFPTRRILFPLLLVSISSSLASPFGYASLAHIDYLTFILAKSCKLLPVMALHLTIFRKRYPLYKYMVVLLVTLGVATFTLHHPSTSKKVAASAAKQSGSSMWGIFLLSINLLLDGLTNTTQDHVFTSPQLYTKFTGPQMMVAQNVLSTVLTATYLLVMPQLSQSGILHNLLPVPIPPSTETELSSSIAFLSRHPEALKHVLGFAACGAVGQLFIFYTLSRFSSLLLVTVTVTRKMLTMLLSVFWFGHTLKPGQWLGIALVFGGIGAEAVVQRQEKKTKERARLEAAKKKE from the exons ATGGGCCGCCAAAAGCAAACAATGCCGCTCCAGCGCAGTCCCTCGTCAGAGATGATGCATTCATACCCCGACGCAACAGAAGCAGCAGAGAAACGTGGAAATGGGCAAATTGCTGAGCAGGCACCTGTCAACGGCCGTGCTTCCTCTCATCAAGCACCGGTTTCCGTTGAGTCGGTGGCTGATACTCCTGGCTTGATGCAGCTACTCATCTGTGTCCTCGGCATATATGCAGCTTT CCTGTCATGGGGAGTCCTGCAAGAAGCCATCACGACCACGAGCTACCCACTTCGATCCCCGACAGCGTCGGAGCCAGAGCCGCCGACAGAGCGCTGGACGTATTCTCTTGTCCTCAACACCGTCCAATCCACTTTCGCCGCAATCACAGGCTTTCTctacctcttcttctcaaccCCAAGAAGCCAAAGCGTCCCTTCAATTTTCCCGACGCGCCGtattctcttccccctcttgCTCGTCAGCATCTCCTCTTCGCTGGCTTCGCCCTTTGGGTACGCCAGTCTCGCGCACATTGATTATCTCACCTTCATTCTGGCCAAATCATGCAAACTCCTCCCGGTCATGGCCCTCCACCTGACCATCTTCCGCAAGCGCTACCCGCTCTACAAATACATGGTTGTGCTCCTTGTCACTCTCGGAGTTGCTACATTCACTCTCCACCACCCCAGCACGAGCAAGAAGGTCGCCGCTTCAGCGGCCAAGCAATCTGGCTCATCGATGTGGGGGATTTTCCTCCTCTCGATCAATCTGCTGCTGGACGGGTTGACCAACACCACACAAGATCATGTATTCACCTCTCCTCAGCTCTACACCAAGTTCACCGGCCCTCAAATGATGGTTGCGCAGAATGTTCTGTCAACCGTCCTCACCGCCACCTATCTCTTGGTGATGCCCCAGCTCTCTCAGAGCGGCATTCTGCACAATCTTCTGCCCGTGCCCATCCCACCATCTACGGAAACAGAACTTTCCTCATCTATCGCTTTTCTGTCGCGGCATCCCGAGGCCTTGAAGCATGTGCTCGGGTTTGCTGCCTGTGGAGCCGTTGGGCAGCTGTTCATTTTCTATACCTTGTCGCGATTCTCGTCGCTTCTGCTCGTTACAGTCACCGTGACTCGCAAGATGCTGACGATGCTGTTGAGTGTGTTCTGGTTTGGTCACACCTTGAAACCGGGGCAGTGGCTGGGAATCGCCCTTGTCTTTGGCGGAATTGGTGCCGAAGCAGTGGTGCAGAGacaggaaaagaagaccaaggagcGAGCCAGGTTGGAAgctgccaagaagaaggagtAG